TGGCTTGGATGTTCACCCCATTGGCCTGTTCTTGCCCCAGCTAGCCCAGTTCCCTGGGGAACGTGTCCTGGGACCCTGGCCATGGCACCCTGAGGCAGGCAGAGCATTGTGACAGGCTTCAGAGCAGTGGGGAATAATCGACCATGCAGCTGCCCCCAAAGAGGGGACCACCTTCTGGGAGGAGTGGGGTCATCTCCCTCCACAAACTTGCCCATGAACAACGTACCAGGAAGAGCATGACCAGGACCCAAACAATGGGGAGCCCTGTGTTGTGCTGGaccccagggaaggggaaacaACAGCTCCATTGCCCATCCATGGGACCTGTGGTGCAGGTGGGCCCTGAGCCTGGTCAGCTCAGGGCACTGAGGTGCCCCTGACATGGGGCAGAGAGGGCTGTGGGCTGTGGGGGTTGGCGTAAGATGGATGCCACACCACGGAGCAGGATCAGGACCTGAATGATTCCCTGAGGAAGGAGCAATCTGGGAGTTACCGGGGTGCCACACACCAGCTGCCCCATTTTTCCTGGgttcttcccctctcctctgctCACTGGTGGCACTGGTTCCCCCAGGTGCCCAGGGCACCATCATGATGCTGCTCTCTCAGGACAGGACCCCTTGGTTTCCTAATCGTGGAGCAGTTCAAACACAATAGAACGTGGGAGTCTACTCAGCACATGCAGATCTTTCTGCCAATTTTTCTCCTGTCTATTTTCTCTGCATTCTACTtgtcccttctcctcctcctcctcctcactctTGCACCACCCCCTGCACCACCCACCCCATCTCTGTCTCCTCTGCCCTGGTCATGGCTCAGGCCACAAAGACCCAACCTGTGacctccctgcagagctgctcagggttGAGCAGTGGGGAGAGGGGACCCCAGACATGGGGGCATTAGTGGGACAAGGTGCCACCCAGGGAGCACAGAAGCAGCACAGGAGATGACAGGGATGCCCATCTTCCCTGGGGGGTACAGGTGATGAGTGGGAAGAGTGTGGGCGTTCCCCCATGACTTCCAGGCTTCAAGGTGACAGTGAGAGGAGCATTTGTGTGAGATGGTGGCAGTCGGGCCCGGCCGAGggctcagctgtccccagggccgTGTTCCAGGGGTGCTCCAGAAGCTTCTTGGTATGGAGCCTGCGCTGGTGTCAAAGGCAGCCTCCTCCATTTCTCACACAGAGCCGTGGCCCCGAGACCCCTGCGATACCACATGCTGTCCCCGAGACGCCAAGCCTGTGGCTGGGGACGGGCCACCCCGCCATGGGGGCCACAGCTCCCCGCGCTGCCACTGTCCCCCCGTCCCCGCTGCGCCTTGGGCAGCTGGCGGGGACCTGCTCTGAGCAACCCCGGGCACAAACCCGCCGGTCGCCCCGGGGAGGGGGTTTGGCAAGCCCGTCACGCCGGGAGGTCGGGCAGCAAAACGCAGCGGGCGCTGCCACACGAGACAACAGAGTAGCCACAGTGCAGAGTGTCATACAACAGACGGCGACATGCAGAGGGACACGGCTCAGTCCGACAGACCAACAGCCCAACCTGACGCTGAAGTGTCTGAAGCGCTAGCACGAGCAGACACATTTGCACATTTGGAAACAGCTGGCTTGAGAGGCAGCAATTTGGAAAGTTTCTCTGGTTATGTGAGAGCAGCGGAAAACACGAGTTTGAACCAAGGCTGGGTCTTTAACAACCTCCTCTTTGGAGCCTTTTCATCTCTTTTCTAGAGCTGCATTACTGCTGATGATAACCAGAGACAGCTGTCACTCCTGTGCGAGGACTATTCCGAATGCTAATTGTCACAAACAAAAATCACATGTAGAGAGTGTGACACGCATGGCTCTTGGTGAGGTGACACGGTGCCCAAATTAAATCGGGGTGATTGTTTTTAGGCATACAATGACAAACAGGTACAGGAACActtaggaacagaaaaaaagaaaaaaagaaaaagaaaaaatgtcatcaGTTTCAAGAGGTCAGCACCGGTAAGGTGAGCGAAGCACAGAGAGGAACATCAGAAATCATCcaggcaaaaagaaaacaaaaaaaacaaaacaaaaactcgGTTGCATCTCCCAACTCATCACAGGACTCCAAGccacctcctgcctgccctccagGATCCCAGCATCCTTTCAGGTACACGGGATGACTGACTcactgactgactgactgactggTGACGAACATGAGCTATGCATGTACACTGGCAGCTTCGGGATGGGTGTGTGGCAGTCGATGGGATggcagaagagagaaagagagagaaagagagagggcAGAATTGTTCTTCTTCCTCTTACCGTATCCTTGGAGGACCTACGTCTCTTGAAGCTGGAGGCCAGGGTGGAGGTGATGGACCTAAAAGTGGCTTTCTTTTTAGGGTCAGGTTCTGCTCTACCACTTTTTCTATCCTAAAATGAATATGTATAAGTAATTAGATCTCTAGTGTGTTGTTGGAAACTCTAAATCTATTTGAATACTGCCCCGTGTCATGGCCTTCATTAGGTGAGAAAGCTACTGGAGGTGTTCTGCCACTCCCAGTCCTCCGAGGGCCTCCGTGACCCAGGGCTATGGCACAGCCACCACACTGCTACAGCTACGGGGGGCCGGCCTCGCATCTGGAGCGCTGGGAACCCCTCTGGGAAGtagccctgctctcctggtgtctgcagccaggctggcacagctgacCTCGCTTCCTGGGGATGGTCTGCCTGGCGCCCTGCCCCTCGCTTCCACCGCTAGCCTGGCTGGACCGAGACGTGAGATGCTGCACCtaccactaaaaaaaaaaaagtgctcaGGGCCTTTTCTGAGGCTGAATCCTAGTGCcacaagagagagagaggactGCATTGAAAGAGAAGTCATTGTATGaatattctgtaaaaaaaaaagtgttcaaaAATTCAAATGATGCAGTTGTGCAAAGCCGAACGTGGTTGTTGGtggtggtttggtttgttttccaaagtaaaacaggctaaaaaacaaaaaggaaactggaagaaaaagaaaatttaaaaaaaataaaatacaaaggaaaagaaagggaggaagcaAAGCGTTAGTGCCATGATGTCGTCGGGTCGGGATGAACTCAAAGAGAAACAGAACTGAAAGATGTAGGCGTTGGAGTTAGCGAGTCGGACCTGGTTGGCGCAGGCTGGGAGCACCAGCCGCCATGGTGCGGGGGCCGCGGGCCGGGGGGCCCGGCCGCGCTCGGCGCCGGGCGCTGGCAACGAGTCCTCCCCAATTGCTTTCGTGCCAATGAGTGTGACCTTTCCGACGGGGGACGGAGTGACCAGGTCTGGCTCTGCTACCGCACGGGGGTAACCAAAATGTATCCCGCTGGTGCGTAGAGCATGCTCGGGGATACATTTGCTCCTCCTTCTCAGTTCTCTCTTTTGCGGACATGCACAAACGGAAAGGAAAGCAAGATGAATGGaatgaaatgtctttttcttccatGGCATCTCAGGAAATAGCCATGGCAAAACTGTGATCCCAAAAaccattatttttgtttgtttgttttaacaaATAAATCTTTCCACTTGCCTACCTTCTAGCAATGTACCAGATACTAGTGCTCTGACGTTTCCTCCTGTGGAAAAGTCTTACAATGTCAAACGGCTCTTTACCATGAGGCTGTTTACCCCCACAGGGCAGCATGCTTTGCTCACAGTCCCACAGACTCTGCCCAAGGACCCAGTGCAGTATTTTCTAGAAGGTTGGCAAGTGAAAAATGGCAGTGCGACTAGTGTGCTCTGTCCCAGCAGCCTTAACCCCCTcggtgctgctgctttttggaagcaaaggaaaaaaaaggaaaaaaaggagaaaaaaaattgagaaatgGCTTTTCCGAGACTCTTTCCGGTGAACTGAACCCAGCGAGCTCTCAGGATGCAGCAGCCTGGCCTCGTGCTCCCCTcgctgctctggggcagcccccccgcagccccagccagcGCTGCTCCCCAGGGCCCCGGCCGGGCTCCTCGCGGGGTCCCCGagcctccttctctctctttgcCTTGCTGGCTCTGCTCCGAGCAGCAGTGCCCTTTAGCCACCTAAAGGAGCTCTTGCTCTTTGAACGCCGCTGCGCTTCCCCAGGGGAAAAACCAGCCCGGCCCACTCAGACAGAGCCTCCAGCTGCCCTACGCTGGGGTCAGGGGCACTGTGGGACTCAGCCCCAaaagcagcaggggaagggaagTGTGAGGCTGGTGGCCCACAGATGTGCCCATGGCTCAGTGTCACTGTCAGGCACCTCTGACCCTCCTGGGCTTCCCTGCCTGAGCGGCACAGAGATGttccaggagcaggagaagcCTGGGAGAGCAACAGCCCCATAAAAGGAGACCAAGGGAGGCTTGGCACTGACAGGGACCggcactgctggctcctgtGTGGGGAGATGTCCTTGTCTCCAAAGGACAAGAGCACGCACCACCTCTTTTTGGAGTTGGTCCTGGGTATGGCAAGGGCTACCacactgctgcagagcaggcagggaaggggagctgATGGAAACTATCCCTGGAGCATTCCTCCAcctgagcagcaggcagggatggtCAGTGGCAGCAGCCTGACCCTCCCATCTGCTGGTGAGCGCAGCTGGAGCCCGGCAGCAGGGCAGAACCTGCAAGGAGCCATGCTGGCACTGCCCGCTCAGCCAGGGCAAGGTGTGGCTCTGGCAAGTGGTCCCCAGCAGAGCAAAGTCCCCATCCCAAGCTCCACTGGGGATGTCTGGGCCAGGCCTCTGCCCTGTTGGAGCTTTGCTGGGGGAGATAGCAtcaggcaggggcagctcctggggagaaGGCAGGGACACCACCCTACAGCTTAACAGGCACCGAGTTAACCCAGCTGGGGCTACAGGGGTGGGGTGGAGGACAGAGGGCCCCATGGTAATTCACAGCTCTGCATTCACTGATTTGGTGAAGGAATGGAGAACGCACCTGGTGGAGATTTGCTCTAAAAACGGTTTGTCCTACCTGCAGGTTTTTCCTCCACACATTAACGGCCGCAAACGCCAGCTGCATCTGCTTCCTCCGCGCGTCCTTATGCCTTTTGTAAGCTATCTCtatgaatattaaaaatatcccGGCAACAATACCTCCAGCCACCAGCATAAACACACCTGAAATAAGCAGGAAAGTTACAGGGGGCAGTGGAATTGCAACATGACCCCTCATTTCTTCTGCATCGTGCTCAGCAATGCATGATGCAGCTGCCAACCCGGGCTCCCCCCGCCATCTCCCTGCAGTCCTGGAACACAGCCTGGGCACCTGAGGGGTGTCAGTGCCAGCTCTGGGGAGGCACAGGGCACTGAGCTGCAGCGATGCAGGGGACAGGCACAGCGAGCCCCAGAGCAGACCCCATCCCCAGGACCCTGGGGCCGTTTGTGCCAGAACGCAGCCCTGGTGCTCTGGTTTGGCTCATCAGGAGGCACAGCCAcgcacacagctctgtgctgtccttgctgcctgcagccctcGGGCCTGATATTTCTGGAGTGGTGTCTCAGGAGATGGAGCAAAACACCCCCTTTCTCCATTGCCTGTAACtggccagcagtgctggtgaGGACAGGGCCCCATCCCACaccctcatccctcatccctgcATTGTCTGGCTGTAGGACCAGCTGCACCACCTCAGCGCAAAGAGAGCCTGTCTCGGGGTTCCCACAGCCTTTGCAAGAGGAAACCCCTCTCTATCCATTATCCTTGTTCTGGGCCTGCCCAGGGTTCCTCAGGACTGGGGGGCTGCCCCTCGCCTCCAGccccctcctgcagcagggtTCTTGTTTCCTCCCCCGAGGTGCTGTTCTCCTCTCTGCAGTGGTGCCAGCTCTGACTGCACTGTGACAGCCACAGTTCGGCCAGGGTAgagggaggggagccatgctcacaccacagcagccccacGGGCAAGAAGGGCACCCAAGGAAGGTGGGGGAAGCTTTGTGGAACTGCTCTGAGCACGGTGGGAATGGAGCCCACCTCAGCAGCCTCCCAGCACTAGGAAAGCACAAACCCAGAAGCAGCAGAGATTTGGCCTGAGATGAGAGCCCCGGGGAGGAGAATGTCTTGAGCAAAAGCAGGCTACCCAGCGAAGGGGGAGAAAGAGGTTTGCAGAACAAACCTGCCATATTTTCAAAGGTGAGTGTTGCTGGGGCATTGCTACGGGAATCACACTCTTGATACCTCACCCAAGTCTTGTCCAAATCCTCCATGAAGCCGTTCTCGTGGGACCTGGAAGCACAAGGAGACAGGACAGGGTAGTCACTGGGGACCAGCCTCAGGGAGCTCTTTGTGCCTTCGTGCCCTCTATCCCAGGGCTCTGCACTTGCCTGCAGCCTCCCAGCACGGGAAGCAGGGACGTGCTGGCTGTGTGTGCACACCTGCCTTTGCACAGAGCGtgtgtgggctctgcaggggctgccagcactgcgtgggcacacacagcacagggcagtgctgtgagcaggcacccactgctcccactgccactgcccctgcagcagctctggggcagtTCCTGCTGCCAAAGGAGCCACACGTCAGCCTGGGGAAGGTGTGTTCCCACCGAAGGATGGAGCTGGCAGCGCCCTAAGAGCTCTTGGAGAAGGCTGCAGGGACTGAACATGAACCATACCTACCAGTTCCCTCCTGCACAGTtcctctgcctgccagggacactTGGAGCCCAGGCAATGGCAGACCCCAGTCCTTTCTGGTGACCCCAGCACCCTCTaggccagggcagtgctgcctggcagctccctgcagtgcACAGTGAGGGCTGGGACACCCCAGCAGCTCAGTGTCACAGCTCAGTGTCACAGCTTGGTGTCACAGCTCAGTGTCACAGCTCAGTGTCACAGCTCAGTGTCACAGCTCAGTGTCACAGCTTGGGAGGACACAAGCTGTGTCCTCACAGTACCTGTCTGAACAGCTCATGGGGATGGAGTGGGCACAGAGCACACATCCCACCACAGGCTCCCTGCACTTTCCTCCCTCTTGGTCCTGGTACACCCCCACACCCTCCTGGGCCATCTGTAGCCCTGGGCTTCCCCATCCTCTCCCAGGAGGACACCGAGGACTCCTGTGGCCTCTTCAGGCATCTCATGTGGTGGTCCCAGATCCcacctgtcctgctgccacctgTCACCATGTCAAGACCATCCCACAGACAGGGTTCATGGCTCCCTACATCACCCTGGATCTTTCCCATCTTCCACATCCTGACCATTCTCTCTCAGGCCTTTCACCTCTGCATCTTGGGCAGGACCCTGGTGGCTCCTGACCCTGTCCTAAAATGAACCTCCCAGGGCTCCCTCCCTTCACTTGCTGCTTCCCAGCTGCCTGTTTCTCCATCATGACACTTCTCTGCAACGAGTGTGGTATTTCCAAAGTAATACAAGGAAATCCCTTTTCACCCATAGTATCAGGCTGACTTGTGACACCCCACACTGCAGGTTAGTGTAAAAGCCTTGGACTCAGAGGGGGCCCTGACATATCCCTGTGCAACAGGAGCAGCCagagttgaaagaaaaaagccctGCATGACcaagccagggcagggcagtgctgttGGACAGGCTGAGCCCTGAGGGAGGAGCGGGGCACACCCACACCCTGCTCACACAGACCTGTGCTGGACggccctgctgctctctgccagcTTTGCCTACACCCCTGGCTGGCCATGACcgctccctgccctccctccagctccctgctgcttcccagccctgccagccggagctgaggctgtgggtgcccagcccagcccctcagtCCCTTTGTCAGGATGGACGGGCAGCCCCAGcgcccctgtccctgcagaggtcTGGGGGGTGgctggcagtgcctggcaccagcagctttgAGGCAAGCCCCACACCAAGAGCCGTGTACAGACTTGAGGATGGCCAGGGAGACGTTCTGCTTCCAGGGGCTGTCCTTGCGCATCCCGATCCCGAAGCCGGAGCGGAAGAAGAGCTCCCCCGTCGTCACCAGGTCACACTTCTGGGAGGCCTCGAACTCCAGCACCGCCGAGTCCCAGATGAAGGCGTGGAGCTTGCTGGACACAGAGGGAGGATGGACGGGTCAGGCCGGGCAGCCCAACTTATCTGCAGCCTCCGTGGGTGATCCCAGCCCTCATTTAAACACTGACGCACCCAGCCTCGAAAGAGCAAAAGAGGCCAGAAAGGGCAAAAGAGGCCAGAAAGGGCGGCCGTGGCCAGGGCTCTCACTGTGCCACCCCCACGCAGACCCTGTGCTCCTCCCGAGCCCTGGGGTGCACCAGGACTGGGCAGAtcccaccagccccagctgggaggTCCCATCCAGCCGTGCTTTGGCCACAGctccctccagctctgccctgcttgTTCCACCCAGCTGCAGCTTCCCGAGGCTGTCCCAGCGTGGCCAGGCGAGGTCTGGCCCTACTCACTTGTCCCGCACTGCCTGGATGGCCTCGGCAGCGCTCTCGTAGTTGTGCTTCTCCATGTGCCTGTACATGGTGCTCAGCTCCACCTGCCGTCGGAAGTAGATGTCCACGGAGCTCTGCTTCACCGTGGCGTAGATGAACTTATCCGAGGGGTTGCGCAGCTGAAAGGCAAGGGCGGGGCTGCGATGTTATCTGTCCTTCACCAGCAAAACTTCCTCAGCCCAAAGCTGTTCCCTCATCTCCCATCTCCTTCAGGGACGTGTTCCCTAGAGAAGACCTTGACCTCCTCAGAGGATGGGACAGTGAATGCTGTGGGACCTTGGGCAGGGGATGCTatggggcagggagaggtggcactgggtgcaGGAGGTCTGTGCATACCATGGGTtggcagtgccctgggcagggcacaccAGGGCGTGGGGCccgtgctgctgcagggcacgTTCCTGCATGCCTGGGCTGGTGAGCTCTGGCCGTGCCCTTGCCAGAGCAGGAAATGGATTTGAGGCATGTGGAGAGCATTGACTGCCCCGCAGGGACGATTTCATTAGTTATAACTCATCCATAATGAATCGTTTCCTCGCTGGTTAGAGGAGGCTCTCCAGGAACTGGCAGGCAGTTTGGAAGTGCAGACAGGCTATTTCTGGACAGGCTGTTTTCCTGCTGATCCCTGCCCACGTCTGTCCATTCCCACCCCGGGCAAGGGCTCAGACTCATCAGCGCCAGCCCAGGCAGGCCTCGCTGGGCCTGGACCCCCATCACAGCTCACAGCCGTGGTGAGTCAGGGTTCTGGGAACCACAAGCCATGCAATATgccccagggaaggggaaagcAAGGGGTCGTTACCCGGGGGTCGTTAATGCCTGTGATCCTCTCCTCAGGTCGGTCTAACACCAGGAAAGCTGCCAGGTTGGCAGTGTATGAAGCCACAATGATCATAGCAAAGCCAGCCCACACCATGCCAAGGATACGGGCAGAGAAACTCCGGGGAGcacctgcagggagagaggagagatcAGTGGCACCACGAGGGCTTGGCTTGGTTACCAAAGCTGTGTCAATCCACACGAGCCCAATGGCAGCTGCCGGTGTGCACCATCTatctgtgctgccagcagctgtgcaAGGAGCCTCTGCACTGCCTGAACCAAAAAAccctccagctccttccagggCACACTGTGTGCCACCCTGAGAGGGTGGGTAACCCAGCCCAAGTTTCCCCGCCCTGTTTCCCATCCAGTGCTGGAAGCCCTGACAGCTGCCACAAATGTGCAACATCAGCATCACCAAATCCCCTATCAGCCTGTCCAGGGAATGCGGTCCCACAGGGACCATGTGAGAGGGGGAGGCTGTGAAAGAGGGCAGGGgcttccctgcagcctgcccagctccgagcctgggctgcagggcagagcagtcCTGCTGTGAGCTGTGACTCACCTTCTCCAATGCCAGAGTTCAGCAGGACTCCCCAGGAGAACCACATGGCTGAGGAGAGAGTCAGGGcatcttcttcctcctcctcactgtTTACTTTGAACCGGCCAAATGGGCTGGAAAACAAGAGGAAGAACTCTTCTCATTGCCCTCACTCTGATTCCCAGGGCTCCCCTCTGTGCCCTCCGTGTCCTGGTGCAGCCCTGTGTCTCTCATTCCTACAGACTGTGCCTGGCCCCGGGCAGCTcttccctgctgtgtcccactGCCTGGCACACTCCCTGTGCTGACCTGCAGCCCTGTCTGGCTCACACTGGTGCTGGTCCTGTCACATCTCTCCAGACCAGAAAGATCGTCTGACCCTGGCCAGCCCAAGCCTCTcccactgcagcacagagggtTCCCTGCAGATTAGCCACCAAAGCCTctgggcacagggctgaggCAGGGACAGGTGCCCTCAGAGGAGCTGCCACAGGGCCAAGGAAGGCTGAGAGGAAATTCTCTGAGAGCCCAGACAGCCCCATTGCTCAGGCATCTGTACAGCACCTGGTGTGACAGGTGTGTTCCCACATCCCCACGTGCTGGGTGCCCCACATACCCACATCCCTCAGCTTAGGCAGCCAGAGGGGCAGGAGcctcagcccagggctgggggcgCAGAGCAGGCGGGTTAAGTCCCTGCAAGAGCCCCCAGAGGGCTGCAAGACGTGCCCGAGCAAGGGGCCCAGGGGACAGTTCCCAGACAgttccctgtcccctccagaCCTCAAGTGGCCCAAAGTGCACTCACCTGAATCGGTCTAGGAGGTACAACATCACTGCCACCACGTGCACAGACAGCCCCACCAGCAGCCAGAGCGTGCTCTGGAAGGGCTGCATGAACGAGTCCAGGGTGCTGCGGGGGATTTCCTGCACACAGGAGAGAGGGGAACGGTGCTGGCACCCCCCACACCTGCACCCTGCCCGCCTGGAGGGACCCACaggggccctgccctgccccaagctcctgctgcccagggagggtcAGGCTGATGCAGACAAGAGGCTGCATTAAAAACAGCAGCCTGGAGCCTGGAATTCACAGGGGCACTGCAGTCTGGGGAACAGGCACCTCCCGTGCTCTGCAAAACCTTCCAGCCAGACCATACCTTCTTCACgaggatggtgaggccctggtACTTGAAGGGCTTGGAGAACTCAATGTACTGAGCCCGCTCGTTGTTGATGGTGAGGGGAGCCACAATCATGTCAGCCTGGCCACTCAGCAGCTCCCCCATCATCCCGTTCCACTCCTTCTTGTTGCTGTTGTTCACCTGCCAGGGAGCCAAGGCCGGGTCAGACCCTGCCCTGACACGCATTCCCCACCAGACAGGACCCTGCACTTTTTAGGAATCCTGCATTGCCCTTCCACCCCACCCTGCTCAGGAGAAGGGCGTGGGGGTGTTTCAACACACAATACAGGCAAAGAAAGATCACAGGCTGCCCAAACTCACCCGCTCTTGGGTACCAAATTTACCATCAGCCACCAGGTGAACCTCATAGGTGAAGTTCATCACGCCTGCCAGGCGGATGAGCAGGTCGATGCAGAAGCCGTAGCAGCACAGTGCCACAGTGGGACGGCCtggagggaggacaggacagggcgAGGGGGTCAGCCCCGGGCAGGGACCCCACACAGGATCTGTGCCTGTCCCCAGTGACAGCAGCCACCCCACGGCTCTGGCTCCATGTGGGATGTAACCACGTTATACTCCAGG
The sequence above is drawn from the Taeniopygia guttata chromosome 17, bTaeGut7.mat, whole genome shotgun sequence genome and encodes:
- the GRIN1 gene encoding glutamate receptor ionotropic, NMDA 1 isoform X6, which produces MSTMRLLLLALLFSSSFARAGCDPKIVNIGAVLSTKKHEQIFREAVNQANKRHGTWKLQLNATSVTHKPNAIQMALSVCEDLISSQVYAILVSHPPAPNDHLTPTPVSYTAGFYRIPVIGLTTRMSIYSDKSIHLSFLRTVPPYSHQANVWFEMMRVFNWNHVILIVSDDHEGRAAQKKLETLLEEKESKSKKRNYENLDQLSYDNKRGPKAEKVLQFDPGTKNVTALLLEAKELEARVIILSASEDDAATVYRSAAMLNMTGSGYVWLVGEREISGNALRYAPDGVIGLQLINGKNESAHISDAVAVVAQAVHDLFEKENITDPPRGCVGNTNIWKTGPLFKRVLMSSKYSEGVTGRVEFNEDGDRKFANYSIMNLQNRKLVQVGIYNGSNVLTNDRKIIWPGGETEKPQGYQMSTKLKIVTIHQEPFVYVKPTQADGTCREEFTINGDPVKKVFCTGPNETIPGRPTVALCCYGFCIDLLIRLAGVMNFTYEVHLVADGKFGTQERVNNSNKKEWNGMMGELLSGQADMIVAPLTINNERAQYIEFSKPFKYQGLTILVKKEIPRSTLDSFMQPFQSTLWLLVGLSVHVVAVMLYLLDRFSPFGRFKVNSEEEEEDALTLSSAMWFSWGVLLNSGIGEGAPRSFSARILGMVWAGFAMIIVASYTANLAAFLVLDRPEERITGINDPRLRNPSDKFIYATVKQSSVDIYFRRQVELSTMYRHMEKHNYESAAEAIQAVRDNKLHAFIWDSAVLEFEASQKCDLVTTGELFFRSGFGIGMRKDSPWKQNVSLAILKSHENGFMEDLDKTWVRYQECDSRSNAPATLTFENMAGVFMLVAGGIVAGIFLIFIEIAYKRHKDARRKQMQLAFAAVNVWRKNLQRELRRRSKCIPEHALRTSGIHFGYPRAVAEPDLVTPSPVGKVTLIGTKAIGEDSLPAPGAERGRAPRPAAPAPWRLVLPACANQYHPTDITGQLNLSDPSVSTVV
- the GRIN1 gene encoding glutamate receptor ionotropic, NMDA 1 isoform X5 yields the protein MSTMRLLLLALLFSSSFARAGCDPKIVNIGAVLSTKKHEQIFREAVNQANKRHGTWKLQLNATSVTHKPNAIQMALSVCEDLISSQVYAILVSHPPAPNDHLTPTPVSYTAGFYRIPVIGLTTRMSIYSDKSIHLSFLRTVPPYSHQANVWFEMMRVFNWNHVILIVSDDHEGRAAQKKLETLLEEKESKSKKRNYENLDQLSYDNKRGPKAEKVLQFDPGTKNVTALLLEAKELEARVIILSASEDDAATVYRSAAMLNMTGSGYVWLVGEREISGNALRYAPDGVIGLQLINGKNESAHISDAVAVVAQAVHDLFEKENITDPPRGCVGNTNIWKTGPLFKRVLMSSKYSEGVTGRVEFNEDGDRKFANYSIMNLQNRKLVQVGIYNGSNVLTNDRKIIWPGGETEKPQGYQMSTKLKIVTIHQEPFVYVKPTQADGTCREEFTINGDPVKKVFCTGPNETIPGRPTVALCCYGFCIDLLIRLAGVMNFTYEVHLVADGKFGTQERVNNSNKKEWNGMMGELLSGQADMIVAPLTINNERAQYIEFSKPFKYQGLTILVKKEIPRSTLDSFMQPFQSTLWLLVGLSVHVVAVMLYLLDRFSPFGRFKVNSEEEEEDALTLSSAMWFSWGVLLNSGIGEGAPRSFSARILGMVWAGFAMIIVASYTANLAAFLVLDRPEERITGINDPRLRNPSDKFIYATVKQSSVDIYFRRQVELSTMYRHMEKHNYESAAEAIQAVRDNKLHAFIWDSAVLEFEASQKCDLVTTGELFFRSGFGIGMRKDSPWKQNVSLAILKSHENGFMEDLDKTWVRYQECDSRSNAPATLTFENMAGVFMLVAGGIVAGIFLIFIEIAYKRHKDARRKQMQLAFAAVNVWRKNLQRELRRRSKCIPEHALRTSGIHFGYPRAVAEPDLVTPSPVGKVTLIGTKAIGEDSLPAPGAERGRAPRPAAPAPWRLVLPACANQQYHPTDITGQLNLSDPSVSTVV